In Nicotiana tabacum cultivar K326 chromosome 11, ASM71507v2, whole genome shotgun sequence, a single window of DNA contains:
- the LOC107802201 gene encoding telomere repeat-binding protein 3-like: MVSKKRLNCGFSGYQIPVIPKAPRSARKRRPCNKLDDDQICAFELLAAVAGKLLLESESSASSNAGAPAGKYELANCRDSIKHEQVEDDKAVRSECLDQGSCIESAYIPEAAEQEQTFKNGLSKPFAENKSFLEHTSTIIGSYSLLKDWSDVKLESCKEVSADAQLQTKVEGGSPDLADPFDIRIVEGTRKQLDDDSKQTELTVVNSCSIKAPIEKNVNNSVLVNSDSSVQLPLYRDPVPCASFVKSRNNVKLGIRDDDENYFGCYRHSTKIRTFRPTSRITYRRIRKMLTSRHWKVAPKLKDCERSYSNDGVKSFYCNRKSKRGNERCRFEIPSKRRKLYDHGFAVAYDQEASSKSISNSHEKGIKGDTAIPPKGAGASASVRNHQKDPNVKFSINSFKVPELYIEVPEMETIGSLKRTVMEAVTAILGSGLRVGVVLQGKKVRDDNRTLQQAGISPNDNLDTLGFTLEPSFSKVPLSLSPNDDTLASASYITDQELSRHPSSPIFELGPPNALSDPPEAKLDKHDESNHELEMSPTTPIDQSADEAFPDFKALAIVPPVNTEALAVVPVNHKNRRSELSQRRTRRPFSVAEVEALVEAVEQLGTGRWRDVKMRAFDNADHRTYVDLKDKWKTLVHTASIAPQQRRGEPVPQELLDRVLAAHSYWSQHQAKQHAKQHAEPLKIVDAQAQNGVAA; the protein is encoded by the exons ATGGTGTCAAAGAAGAGGCTGAATTGTGGTTTTAGTGGCTATCAAATTCCTGTTATACCTAAAGCTCCTAGATCAGCTAGA AAGAGACGCCCCTGTAACAAATTGGACGATGATCAAATTTGTGCATTTGAATTATTGGCGGCTGTAGCTGGCAAACTGTTACTTGAGAGTGAAAGTTCTGCTTCAAGTAATGCAGGTGCACCAGCGGGAAAATATGAGCTCGCTAATTGCAGGGATAGTATTAAACATGAACAGGTGGAAGATGATAAAGCTGTGAGATCAGAGTGTCTTGACCAGGGAAGTTGTATAGAAAGTGCCTATATACCAGAAGCTGCAGAGCAAGAGCAAACTTTCAAGAATGGTTTGAGTAAACCTTTTGCCGAAAATAAATCCTTTTTAGAGCATACATCTACTATTATAGGTTCTTATTCCTTATTAAAAGACTGGTCTGACGTGAAGTTGGAAAGCTGCAAAGAGGTCAGTGCAGATGCACAGTTACAAACCAAAGTGGAAGGTGGATCTCCTGATCTGGCTGATCCATTTGATATTAGAATTGTGGAAGGAACTCGAAAACAGTTAGATGATGACAGCAAACAGACTGAATTAACTGTGGTGAATAGTTGCAGTATAAAAGCTCCAATAGAAAAGAATGTGAATAATAGTGTCTTGGTTAACTCAGATAGTAGTGTACAGTTGCCCTTGTACAGGGACCCGGTTCCTTGTGCTTCTTTTGTAAAGTCAAGGAACAATGTAAAGTTAGGTATTAGAGATGATGACGAAAATTATTTTGGGTGCTATAGGCATAGCACTAAGATTAGGACCTTCAGGCCAACATCACGTATCACATAcagaagaataagaaagatgttgACATCTAGACACTGGAAAGTAGCTCCTAAGTTGAAGGACTGTGAGCGTTCTTACTCTA ATGATGGAGTGAAGTCCTTTTATTGCAATAGGAAAAGCAAGCGTGGGAATGAAAGGTGTCGATTTGAAATTCCTTCCAAGAGAAGGAAATTGTATGACCATGGCTTTGCTGTGGCGTATGACCAGGAGGCCAGTAGCAAAAGCATTTCAAATTCACATGAAAAGGGAATCAAGGGAGATACCGCAATTCCACCTAAAG GAGCTGGGGCTTCAGCTTCAGTTAGAAATCATCAGAAGGATCCTAATG tAAAATTTAGCATTAATTCCTTCAAGGTGCCAGAGCTTTATATTGAGGTTCCTGAAATGGAAACAATTGGTTCGCTGAAG AGAACAGTAATGGAAGCAGTAACAGCTATCCTGGGAAGTGGATTACGGGTGGGGGTGGTTCTTCAGGGAAAGAAGGTCAGAGATGACAATAGAACTCTACAGCAAGCTGGTATTTCACCGAATGACAATCTTGATACATTGGGTTTCACTTTGGAACCTAGTTTCAGCAAGGTTCCTCTGTCTTTGTCTCCTAACGATGATACTCTTGCTTCAGCATCATATATTACAGACCAAGAATTATCTAG GCATCCATCTAGTCCTATCTTCGAATTGGGTCCTCCCAATGCTTTGTCAGATCCTCCAGAGGCTAAGTTGGACAAGCATGATGAGAGTAACCATGAACTGGAGATGTCACCTACAACTCCAATTGATCAATCAGCTGATGAAGCTTTTCCAGATTTTAAAGCCTTGGCCATAGTTCCTCCTGTGAATACAGAGGCACTTGCTGTGGTTCCAGTGAATCATAAAAACAGACGTTCTGAACTTTCACAGCGTAGGACAAGGAGGCCATTCTCAGTTGCTGAAGTAGAAGCGCTGGTCGAAGCTGTAGAGCAGCTTGGAACTGGAAG GTGGCGTGACGTTAAAATGCGTGCTTTTGATAATGCTGATCACCGGACTTATGTTGACTTGAAG GATAAATGGAAGACACTAGTTCATACAGCAAGTATTGCCCCACAACAAAGAAGGGGAGAGCCGGTGCCCCAGGAACTTCTTGACAGGGTCTTAGCTGCCCATTCCTATTGGTCTCAGCATCAGGCCAAGCAACACGCCAAACAACATGCTGAACCTCTGAAAATTGTGGATGCTCAGGCGCAGAATGGCGTTGCTGCTTGA